The Glycine soja cultivar W05 chromosome 15, ASM419377v2, whole genome shotgun sequence region aatttaaggattaaaatgataataaatccTCCAAATTAATACTGATAGGAATtacatatttacatattatcCAGATGAATTGAGAATACTACCCCGCTGGCCCATGAAGTGTAACTAGATCCAACAATACCCAAAGCCTTAATGGGCCTTATCTAAGAAATGGGGTAGGTTGAAATACAAAACAATagaatttctttacttttttaattgagtttaattttaatatactaaatatttttatattgtcaattattttCTAAACATTATACAgcaatgatttttattattaaagccTTAATTAATCGTTCATTTTCACTCTCACGTAAAAGAATCATTTTATAGTATATTTCCCCTGTATATACACACATGCATGAATAAACTGCCAagcttataaattaattaacacgAACTTATCTTAATTTAATGGATAATTTCGAGTTCAGAATACAGAcctacattaaataatttatagaatTAATATCCATGAGGGTATTGTCTCTACAAATTTAATAGTAGATTttacactaaaaaataaatgaaatgaatattaaatatttttagaataagaaatatttttaaaaatatttagttacacttttgatctctttaacttaattgtatatgattttttcgtttattttatttttgatttagtTAAAACCTGTTTGAAGCtattttttacttcaaattttaaaactagttagtttttaaaattcttttgaaaactTGTTTCAGACGCACTTTTAAAGTTTACTCCAATAAAAAAAGAcacacttttaaaatataataaatacaaaacttgtctgaacaaaacaaacaaataaatcaattttttaaaacaaaccaaGAGAATTGTCTGGAAGATATTGGAAGAAGTTCTTGGCAACAATGAGACGATTGGAGAATGCTTTCTTTTACGACAAAATTGGCATTACTGAAATCTATTATCTACCATTTGCTGCTATATTTATGTCGTTTGAAAATAAACGTCCGAAAAACTATTACCCcatactctcttttttttaattattgaaaatatattttcaaatatataatcaACCAAATCTTTATTTATCACCAACTACATGAATCGACCGGCATGCACGAATTTCAACTTAGAAGttttgagtttgaattttgaatacgCATTGGTGTGCTAAatacttagaaaaaaattatcacttaTAGTAATTATATCCAACTTGAATAAGATTATAGGATACGTGTGATTTaaacaaactaacaaaatttcatctaaatataaaaaaagaaaaaatataaaaaaaatctttatttttaaaagaatttaatatttatatattaactgtgtaaaaaaattattattaaaattggtCGAATTTGACACCACCATTTATACTTTTATACCTactattctaaaaatattattattttacttaaataattagagatttataattaatttcgaatatgaaattattatgaaaacTCTGAAGTAAAAAATTGagtaataatatgataaaatttgaaAGATTTCGTAAAAATGTAAGATTAaggtttaaaaggaaaaaatgagtttttattttacataaatttgatgttttcgttgatatgttatttgttttttcttttctttatatttttttgtctttccaATCAAACATACCAAAAGGCAAAGTGGAAGGAAGaaaagttttgaatttttgttttcagaAGTCAAATTTtttcacctttttctccaactagacaaaaagaaattcatcttctttttgttttttttactttctattttttccATTCAAGCAAACATATCATAAAATATGGtcattggataaaaaaaaactcgttTTATTAGAATCAAATCGAATCAAACCAAGAATTGAGCCCGAAACTCATTTTAATCCTAAAAATCAGtcttgcaagaaaaaaaaacctaatgTAGAACTAGTCAAACCAATTAAAATTGGACATAATTAGTTCAAATTCGTTTAGTGGACATAATCTTGCACCTATGCATAATAAAGTCAGAgaccaatttgattttttttatcagaagaCCAATTTGATTTATGCATAACAAAATTAGGaactaaattaattgatattcatCTTTGTTtcagactaaaaatataaaatacttgaTAACTATTAAAATCATAGATTAaattgatgaatacatgatatTTAGAACTAAAATAACTAACGAATGCTAATTCTAAGAACTAAAATATCCTTTCTCATATTTTAAGAGGTATTTGGTAAgatattttagataatttttttattaatcgaacagtttatttaattatttgataaataatttttttttatttttaatgtttttttaaaatgttacttaaacaaaaaaattttaaacactAATTTCTagtttataactttttatgtatatttttttgttcttaaatatttattaaaaaaaatttaaatctttctatttaaggtaaaattttattatttttttatcctttatgtaattttgtatttttcagttattttaacatataattttatgaaactcttatgatttaataagatgattttttaactttcaactaatttttgaaaaaaaaatcaaacataaccTAAGTTTGACTATTTAAGGTAAAAGAATTAATAGTTAGTTTTAGAATTATTCTTATTTGAATCAATCTAATCGGCAGGGTGTCTTTCTTTCTTAATgactttctttcttcatttatttcttaatcATTCAATAGAATTAACAGTACGGTCTCTGATCAATTATTAGCCTCATTGTGACTGATTTGTCATTATTCATTATCCCCGAAAGGAATGGAAAAGGTGCTAAGCAATAAAGAAATATCAGTTTAATAACGTGTTGGTCTGCATCATACATCCTATATCTCGAATCCACATCCACGATATTGCAACTTGtgatgaaggaaaacaaaaatggaaaatgataataataaaaataaatagcccaatatataaaaaagtaagtttcataatatactttttatccgtaaaaattaagatttataaTCATTTACACATGAATCAAGTGAGATATTTTTTACAGtttcaaatttgaatatttatgaTCCATTGAAGCCAAATGATCCATTTGAATTGTACTGAGTTAATAGAGTGGACCCTAGAAATTGACTCATACCCAGGAAGACAGGACCACGCTAGCGAGAGTACCCGAATTCTGATGGAACTGAGGCGAATTCCAATTTTCCAGCTATTATAGAATGAATCAATTTGTTATTCCGAAATTGAAAGGCAGCAGGACTTAGGAAAGAGCAGCTAATATTATTTGAAAGGAGGAGCTGGTGCTTTTGTGTGTTGAGGAAACTTTCGGCCGAATCGCGTGATTACAACGACATCGCTTGTTGTTTAGGTATAAGTTGCTAGACACCATAACCCCATTCTCGACACGCACCGTTTTCAACTTCGTCATTTCATGTTTTGATCGAGACAGCCTCGTGGGCTTCCTATTAAATCATATACAAATCTATTCAATGTTGCTCCGCAACTTGCCCTCCAACATTGCCTATTATTAGATATTCAATCAAATATACTatcaagatataatatatataaataaggaaCCTTCCTTAACCTTTaccttataatttaatcttgTAAGGTTAAATTAGATATACCAAGCTTATAATGTTTTCTCTCACCTTCAGAATACATTAATcctataaaatatcatatatgataaaattattaattttataataattattttaaaaagcatacctaaagatttttatttagttaacaccataaaaaaattattttgacaatgcattagaattaaaattttattcataatagATTTTAATGGTGATAATTGAATAAATTGAAATTGCACTCGCATTAACAAGATCCTATTTATTTGTCACGTAATAAAAAGTATGTTAAAGGGAAGTGTATACTAGCATTTTCCTTACCCTTATTCTATAGGGGATAgggaataaataaacaaaagagtATAACTTTTTAGAgcaaaagattattttattttttgggtgaTTAGGATagaaaaaggtaaaattctTAACTTCAAGCCTTCCTACAATGTTCAATAACCTCTGCAAGCGATTCCAAATTCATTATCTGTACACCACTTTTGCTAACTGCGTTAGCATTAAGCATTGACTTTTCAGACTCAGTTAACTTTATTGTTTTTCAACTCTACATGTGAAATCTACCTTGGAACTTTCTCATGTTTATTCCTTAACCTTTAAAATTTGGGAGACAAATAATCCAATTGGTAGCtaattttgattgaattaaGCAACTGACACATATAAAACAAACGACACAGCTAGGCGCATATGACCGGCCTgagtataaataaacaaatgataccAAAGCGAGAAAAGATTATGGAAAtttctaaaaagaaaacaaagaatcattgagacaaaaaattaagaaattggtAGTAGCAAACAAGCATCATTCACATGATTGATTAACACACAGGTTAAACCCAGAGCAAACATGGGGAATAATGGACAAAAACACGTTGCCCCACTTAGTCCTTTGCTCACTAACCAGCATCTTGAAGCGCATGTCAGTATGCATTCTATTTGTTGGCACACCATGCGCAAATTTGCAGCATATTGACCATAGCAATCATTTCAAACCACACAAGAgctccaataaaaaaaagggggggggccAACAATTACCAAATGCTTTGTAAAACATTAAGAATTAGCAGAGtcatttagaaaaattaatctgattaacataatatgaaaaaaaaaaaaacagaagccTAGTTGTATGGAACTAAAAACTAATGCACAATGGATGCCTTTTCAAGTGGTCTCAAAGTTGTAGGAGAAGATGCCAATGGGAGAATCTGAGATGAACCTGAAGGAAACTGTGGTAGATATTGTTGAGGCTGTTTGTGTTCTGTTGTTTGAATGAACTTAAGAAAGGACCCATCTCTAAAATCTGTGGCCAATGTTTCATTAGAACAATCTTTAACCCCACATTCTTGGACATTATTATTATCCACAGCCTTTCTCCTCGCCTCTTCCATCAATTTCCTATGCAACTTCTCTTCCGCATCCCTCATGAACTTGAATTTCGGAGGTGGCGAAGATATAAACCTGTTGTACTCTAATTCCACGGAGGATTCAAAGAGAGGGTTGAATCCTTGATGCTTATAAGAATGAAGAGGGTCCAAAGGCAAAGAACAACACTTCAAAGGCGAGGAAGCCACAGGGGTAAGAAAGGGGGTGTCAATTGTCAACATGAGATCACTCAAACTCCTTGTTCTTGACCCCTTTCTGCTCCTATCTTCAGACTCCAAATCTTCTTTAGTTTCCTCTTTGATGGGGAAGAGAAACCTTGGTGGGCCAGCCAGATTGTGCAGCCTCATCAACTCTGACTCAACAGTACCCTCTTCTCCAAAGGGCTTGTGCAGCAAATCCAACTCCATCTCTGGCTCACGACTTGTTGTTGTTCTTTCTATGTCCCTATTCACACCCCCTCTTCCAGTGTTGTTTGCAACATGCATGGCACAAGGGGTCTTCCAGCACCCCCAATAAAACGCACCCTTTGCATCCATCTCAATATCCATCTGTGTCCTTCTCTTCTTCCACCATAAGAAATAGTAAAGCTGAGCACACAGAGCCAGCAGAAGACACCCAAAGACAAGACTCAAAGCAATACTTAACCCACCGAAAGACATGACCCCCCTTACCCCTTCACTAGGGAATCGATCAATCACACatcttcatataaaaaaaaaattaaaaaaattaaagtcccTAACTTTTCGGTGGTTGATTGAAAGGTACCAAAGTTTTTGGAGTTATTAAGGAAGAAAGTGCTGTCGGAGGGACACTAGTTTGTGTAAATTTTTGTTAGCTAAGAAACTATGGAACAAGAAGATGGACCATGCAGGTTCTGGGAAAGGCGTGTCCTTCCATTTATGAAGGTGACGTTGTGATAAAGATAATACTCCACTAGTATATTTTAGGCCCCGAAAGACACGCTCTAGGCTAATGGAAAATTCTTCTTGGAAGGGGTAAAGTCTTAATCTTAAGTCATAGATACACTATCTTACCTCCCAAGTTTATGATAGAGGACGCGGAGTGAAGAGGCACGGATCCAAGGAAGGAACGTTAAAACTTATGCGCAGCCAAAAGCTAAGATTGTAAGTTGTAAGTAAGCGTAAGCACCAACCACGTCTTCTACGGAAccgaaatgaaatgaaattaaattttggcCGAAAGGGAGGGGTAAGAGTTTAAAAGGGATTGGATAGATATCACATGggctctttgttttgtttttgcgtGTGACTGAGCAAGCAAggtaaccaaaaaaatcaaacctaACATTAGTAAGAAAGACAGTTTAGTTGGCACAAGCCACAAGGTCAAAagaatatttacttttaatgcACAAATACTGAATATGATGGACCAGAGGAAATGTGGAATTTATTGCCATGAGCATCACCTggtaaaatgaaatttcaaaactatATACAATAATAGAACCAGTACAATGTAGTGGAGTAAAAAGATTTTGTAagaatattttagtttaatgaaAAAATGCTTTAATAAAAGGTCCATTGTCCATTATTATCTGATAGGAAAACTTAACACCTTTAAGCCATtctagaaaaaaattacacaaacattTATTAGGTTTAaggaaattaaatatgtttttttttcttttctaaaatttaCACAACCCATCACCCtcgtatttaaaaaaattgtaaatgttttctctcaattttttaaatctacATAAATTTCCtaaatatcatttaaatatttaatagcaATGAGTCATGTGTGTTTCAAATGATACTTTTTTTTCGCGCAACTTACActtaataagtgtttttttttcgaAAATGTTTGTCCTTTTTCACGTATGAGAcacttttgataaaaaaaaaaaggtgatagAAAACTTAATCAAAATGTTATACCACTAAATAAGTCAAATAAACACTACCTGAGCAACAAAATCATTGTACCAACTTCATTCCAGAAATCTCACAGGCCAAATGAAcaattatatgttttaaaaatcaaatgaaattatTCCAATTAAGTTATCAATGATTCAACATACAAAATTACCTAAGTCAACTCTATATCaactataataaaattaaatctaaatctagatatattttaaaaacaaaagaaaaatatgtataattttcttaaacctCAAAGAAAGTTTGtgtgggtaaaaaaaaaaatgtatatataatttctttaaacCTTAAAAAAGATTTGTGTAATTCACTCGTATGAATAACATACATGAGAAGCCTAAGTCTTTGTTCTATATGCATaacgaaaaaaataattgacttaacttgcaaaaaaaaaaaaagtgcgaAACTCGGGCTTCACAAAGCTTAAACGTAATTTTAGAAACTTGAATTGAATATTAGCTTTTTGCTCAACTAATTGTAGGCCTCATTTTAGAAACTTAATCTACATAGAGTTTGTGATCAACTTGACTCAAATTCACTTGatgaatgattttaattttaaaatttgagtatAAATTAAATCCAGGCCTCATTAGCTATATTTAATCATGATCTGATTTGGGCATAGTCCAAAAAAGTTAATAcaaaccaaaatttcatcaaacttATGGTTTATTTTAGAAGCCTAAATTGAATATAGATTTCTTAATCCAACCCATTATAACTTACAACCCATATTGAGATTATAATTAACCCAACTTGAAATTGTTTGATGAAATATAAAGGTCAAGCTATGAATTAAATACGTGCCTTTTTAACTTGTAAAAAGTTCttaaaacatgatttttcaTTAGGCTTGAATCTCATTTTAgaaacttaaattaattttttttactaaacccATTATAGCTTATGACTGTCTTCAAGTTCGCAATAGCTCGACCCAAATCCTTTCCATTTGGGTTTGggctttaaatttttaatataaattgaatTCAGGCCTTTTTAACTTGACTAAATCACGGGCAtgccatttttaattaattttttacctCTAATATTTTTTGACAGATTATTCCTATTTTACCAGGAAGGATTGATATCATATAATAAGTTAAATTTCAACTTATTATAATATTAGTCGTTAAAATGAAgggcataaaataaaatcacctCCTTTTACTTGTCTTCTCTATACTCTGTCCCGCCGCCGCGAAGCTGCAACTACACATAGCATCACGAATAGGTTTTTAGTTCACTTCCTTTCTTGTTATCACTTTCTCAACTTTCGTCTTATTTCTTAATCTTTTAATCTTTGGCCCTTCAATGTGTAAACAGGTTTTTTATTCAACCAACATGGACGTATCGGAGAGGACTTTGGATGGAGAGAATAGTGTAAGACGAAGGAGCAGAAAAAAATCCATGTCTGGAACTGCGAGTGGAGCACGAGAGCATATGGAGCAATTGCAGAAACTTCAGGAGAAGGTTAGGCTTATCGCGTTGCTGTTTCTTAGGACATTTTAGcattatgtaatatatatagttttactTTATCTATTTTTCATTTGGCTCTTTTAATTAGGATCAAGGTCCATCATGTTTCTTGTTCTTATTTGAAATGTTCTCTATAGTTTAACTGAATAAGTTCTGTAGTTTTGAATTTATTGTCTCGAGAAAGCATGTAAGTGCTTCAagttttaatagaaaaattagaCACATTGGACCGTATTTGGATGGGGTGGAATGGCAGGGAAGACAAGGACAAGGAAAGGCTTCAATTTAGGTTTTGATAAAGTAATTCACTAGTGCAAATGTTTGCATTTTTTGAAATTGGAACCAGATGGTGCTTGATAGGAGATTATCTTTTTTCTATACTTATTTGGTTACACGCTATTGGTGATGTTTTTAACATCTTTTCCCTTTCAGGACCCAGAATTTTATGAGTTCTTGAAAGAGCATGACAATGAGTTGCTTCAATTCAGTGATGATGATGTAGATGTGAGTATGCTACACTTCGACTCTTTTTTTCCATCCTTTTACTTCGCCATGGATAAACTACAAAGCATATAGGGTCCCTGGAATAGTATTGATTGGTTTTGATATTTCATGTAATATGTAATATCTACCAATGCCTTCCTAGAATTTGGCAACCTCTGCTTGTTTAATTAGAATGCCTTGGTTTCTATTTCTTAcagtcttatattttttattattctatattttgttttcttttaggaGATATTGTATCCTCTGGATCTTgttcttatttctctttttttttctttccaaaaattattagagACATTTTTGTGTCACAGCACAaggaaatataaatttaatatggtTTAGCTCATAGTGGGACACGAACGCACCAATCATTGCAAATTTGAAATCCTCCCACTCAGGGATCTGTTTCATATAGACCAATAGATCCTCTAGGTTCTGGTGATTGTTCTCCTATTACATTTTGGGAAGTCACTGGTATGGTAGGGTTCATATTTATTAGATTTGTCACTAATGATTTAGTTTTGTCTAATTTTACTAGAATCTTATGATCTTTCCTTCAATAAAGATAGGAGAGTTTGGATGATATTTTTTCTGGATTTGCTTCTTTTAGACTAATAGATTTTTTAGGTTCTGGCGATGGTTCTCCTATTAGATTTTGAAAGCACACTTAGTTAGGTGATGATGTTTAGAGGATTTTTCACTCAATGTTATAATCCCTTCTAGTTTTACTTGAATCATATGATTTATCCTTTAACGCATATAGGTAATTGTTTATGATGCTTCTTGTGTTTTCTGGTGAATTACTTGCAAATGAATGCCCATATTTTCAAGGTTATGCCTTTGCCCTGTTATATTTTAGGATTTTATGTTCATGAGAAACATGACTTCTATTTGATGCATCACTCTTTATATTTCAATGGGATCTCTATTATGATATGCAAAGAGATTGGCCTGTTTTGTTCCATTTTCTAGCTTCTTTGACttgctttattattatttttctgccATAAAGGAATATCCATCCTCCACTATCATATgctttctcccctttttttctatagtaATGATGCATttgatttgtttataatttttttcttaaaaagctTCAAATTCTTGTAAtcgtttttctcctttttttccctTGAATTTCAAATATCATTGTTAACAAACATTCACCTTTTAGCTCTGTCTACTAAGATTTTATAACCATACCCTTTTAATGTTTTTCAACAGGAATGAATTTCTCTGAAGACTGTTCTTTTAGTAAATCCTTATTTggatatcttaaaaatattggtTTTGGTTGTGTGGTTTTCTTATTTATACATATTACTAAATAGCTCAGCCTGATGCTTCCTTAGTATTAAATaactgtttttcttcttttctacaGGAAGATGTGGGTACTAACACAGAAGATGGAGATCTACAGCTAGATGAGGAGGTTAGTGAGGATGAGATTGAAGAGAAGGAACAAAAATCCTCTAAGGAAGTTATAACTACTTCTATGGTTGATTTGTGGGGCAAATCAATTCAAGAAAGTGGGAGCTTGAGTGCGGTTCGTTCACTGATGAGGGCTTTCAGGACAGCATGTCACTATGGTGATGATGGGGGGAATGAATCTATGGCAAAGCTTAGTGTAATAATGTCTAGCACTGTattcaacaaaataatgttGACTGTACTTACTGAAATGGATGGAATactaagaaatttgttgaagcTTCCTGCTTCTGGTGGAAAGAAAGAGACCATAACAGATTTGATGGCCACGAagcattggaagagttatggcCATTTAGTAAAGTCTTACCTTGGAAACGCTCTCCATGTTTTGAACCAAATGACTGACACAGAAATGATATCATATACTTTACGTCGGCTGAAATattctttgttgtttttggcTGCTTTTCCTTCACTCCTAAGAAAATACATTAAGGTATGAGTAACCCATTGTTCTTCGAATTGATGTTCTCAACAATATTCTTTTATTACAGCAATGAACTCTAGTCCTTTTAAGTCTGTAATCTGTATTGCATGTCTTATGATGCATATTGATTGTGGTCCCTTTAGTCCTGTACTGTAATTCTATTATAGCTTGATTAGATAGACGTCAATAAACTAAAACCTTTCTCAATCTTGCATGATTTATAGGAAGGGAGATCTCTCCCCCCACCCCACCCACCCCCAACTACTTTCCTTGGCCTCCCTTCAAATGTTGATTTACATTCTGCGGCATGTAACTTGTCTTGTGCATTGATTTTATCAGGTGGTCCTTCATTTCTGGGGTACTGGTGGAGGTGCCCTTCCGGTTGTTTCGTTTCTATTTATGAGAGACTTATGTATCTGTATTGGGTCTGGCTGCATAGATGAATGCTTCAAAGGAATATATAAAGCCTATGTTTTGAATTGCCACTTTGTAAATGCTGTGAAACTTAAACATATCCATTTTCTTGGCAATTGTGTCATTGAACTTCTTGGTGTGGATCTTCCAACTGCATATCAACATGCCTTCACTTACATCCGGCAACTGGCTACAATTTTAAGGGAGGCACTTAATACAAAGACTAAGGTGCTGTTTTATTTGTCCAGTAcatgttattttcttattagGCACTGTAAGAAGTGGCTTGAATTTATAGTTATCCTAACAAACTGGTTATATTTGGACTTCAAAAACAGCCACTTAGTTCTTACAAGTTTGGCATGATTTTCTGTTATTTGCTTATTTGTCTGTTAAACTGGTTCTTTAACCTTGCATGTAAAACCTTCAAAGTTCTGTTATTTTTGTCTGTTAGAGCTACTAGGCACTCTTGattattgttgaaaaaataGAGTCAAGAATAAGGGTACATTGTTGttgatgaaaatatagaaaggCTGTAGGTTGAAGCACAAATCTCCTCTAGCTCACACCTGTATTAGACTAGAGGGAAGAGTAATACAATTGTGCTCctttctttcaagtttcaaccacCCCTCAACTGTGATAGAAATAATCAATACCTAGAaacaatcccccccccccccctccccccccccccccccccaattaaTCAGTTTTGAATCTAGTGGTAGCACAACCTTAACTCATTAGactttttttaatactattgtTTGATTGGATTTTTTCACAAATTGATACAATTTGTTTGTGCTTTTCTGGCTCTTCTTAATTTATGGTCCTTATAGTGCTCTTTCCCTGAATGtattctttaggaatcttttcgCAAGGTTTATGAGTGGAAATTCATAAACTGCCTTGAACTTTGGACCGGTGCTATCTGTGCCTACAGTTCAGAGTCAGACTTTAAGCAACTTGCATATCCATTGACCCAAATAATTTCTGGGGTAGCTCGTCTGGTTCCCACAGCCAGATATTTTCCCCTTAGGTTGAGATGTGTAAGAATGCTGAACCAGATTGCAGCTTCTACACATTCTTTTATACCAGTGTCTATGCTCCTTTTGGACATGCTGGAGATGAAAGAATTGAATAGACCCCCAACGGGAGGTGTTGGCAAAGCTGTTGATTTACGCAGTATACTGAAGGTATTTGTAACATGAATCGATTTCAATGTGTACTTTTTGAGCTCCACCTAACCTTTAGAGAAATTTTTCCATATATTAGGTTAGCAAATTGACCCTAAAGACACGAGCATTTCAAGAGGCATGTGTTATTTCTGTGGTTGAAGAGCTTGCTGAACACTTGGCACAGTGGAGTTATTCTGTTGCATTCTTGGAGTTGTCTTTTATTCCACTTGTGAGGTTGCGTAGCTTTTGCAAATCGACCAAAGTTGAGAGGTTTCGAAAAGAAATGAGGCAGCTTATATGCCAGGTATTTCTATTACAATGGTAAAAAATGCAATGGTGATACTTGGATTTACTTGTATGTTTTATCATTGGCATTCAGCAGTACTCATGGCATTCAtttctaatttttcatttttccacaTTCAGATTGAGGCTAGTTCTGACTACCTGAATGGAAAGCGCCTGTCAATTTCCTTTTTACCTAATGACCCTGCAGCAGCATCTTTCCTCGAGGTTTGAACTGTTTCTCTCTTCACTTCTGTGGAATGTGAGT contains the following coding sequences:
- the LOC114387363 gene encoding uncharacterized protein LOC114387363, translating into MSFGGLSIALSLVFGCLLLALCAQLYYFLWWKKRRTQMDIEMDAKGAFYWGCWKTPCAMHVANNTGRGGVNRDIERTTTSREPEMELDLLHKPFGEEGTVESELMRLHNLAGPPRFLFPIKEETKEDLESEDRSRKGSRTRSLSDLMLTIDTPFLTPVASSPLKCCSLPLDPLHSYKHQGFNPLFESSVELEYNRFISSPPPKFKFMRDAEEKLHRKLMEEARRKAVDNNNVQECGVKDCSNETLATDFRDGSFLKFIQTTEHKQPQQYLPQFPSGSSQILPLASSPTTLRPLEKASIVH
- the LOC114387362 gene encoding nucleolar complex protein 2 homolog encodes the protein MDVSERTLDGENSVRRRSRKKSMSGTASGAREHMEQLQKLQEKDPEFYEFLKEHDNELLQFSDDDVDEDVGTNTEDGDLQLDEEVSEDEIEEKEQKSSKEVITTSMVDLWGKSIQESGSLSAVRSLMRAFRTACHYGDDGGNESMAKLSVIMSSTVFNKIMLTVLTEMDGILRNLLKLPASGGKKETITDLMATKHWKSYGHLVKSYLGNALHVLNQMTDTEMISYTLRRLKYSLLFLAAFPSLLRKYIKVVLHFWGTGGGALPVVSFLFMRDLCICIGSGCIDECFKGIYKAYVLNCHFVNAVKLKHIHFLGNCVIELLGVDLPTAYQHAFTYIRQLATILREALNTKTKESFRKVYEWKFINCLELWTGAICAYSSESDFKQLAYPLTQIISGVARLVPTARYFPLRLRCVRMLNQIAASTHSFIPVSMLLLDMLEMKELNRPPTGGVGKAVDLRSILKVSKLTLKTRAFQEACVISVVEELAEHLAQWSYSVAFLELSFIPLVRLRSFCKSTKVERFRKEMRQLICQIEASSDYLNGKRLSISFLPNDPAAASFLEDEKKPASSALSKYVVTLHQRAEQKNNSLMESSVLVGDESSKFGNEISESDEEDARKNEDGDAVFRSSWLPGNDSKIKQPTETKRKRKKQQKEKAIDDDVVEDLVLSSDEDLPSSHSPSARKNDGTDHSPPKQKRKQKHRK